The sequence ACTAACACAACACTACTTCAAATGGCAATTGGTGGTTCTTAGAATTTCATTGTTTCATATTGTGCATTTTGATGACCTATAGATGCCTCTCAAACAAATCCAGTTTCTAAAGCAGTTTCTAGCAGTTGAACAAAGGTTTGCTTCCCTAACAAGCAAAAGCTAAAGCACACTGCTGCTCTTGTGCCTAAAAGAGATTAGCCTTTCCAATATAATCTAAACTACGGGATTGAAAATTCAAACTTGAGTACAGATAAAAAAGCACACTCCTCTAGTCAACTTTGTCAAGCTATATGCAATCTCGGTCTTTTATATTGCATGAATATTACTTGATCTTGCTTAAGCAtcgaaaaaaaattctcaatttctttctttaaatctaaatcaatttgatccatgtgtgtttttttattttttattttcccaaAGATATTTAAGATATAGCCTAAGGATTAGTTCTAGCTAGCAATTTTGCTGCACGGTTAAAAGAGTAAAATATCACAACAAAACTCAGATCTTAATTGAGACTTAATTACTGCATGGAAATATAGATAAATATGGGCTTAAATTGGAAAAACTATGTCATAATCAAATTAGGCTCATAGATGATTGTGGATCAAAGACTCTAGacctctcttcttcctctatAATGGTGTTGATCATTATGGCAACTTGGTCCATGCTCGGCCTAGCCTCCGCAGAACGGTTCACACACTTTATAGCCACCTGCAGCAGGTTCACCATCCTCTCCTCACTCGCATATTCCGACATTAGGGTTTTGTCAAACACTTCTGCAGTCCATTCCTCTCGAACCACTGAGTGAACCCAAACCGTCAGATCCACGCCGTTATGCTGCACAAGTTTGCCCGTGAGTAGCTGAAGAAGGATCACACCAAACCCGTAAATGTCCCCGTTGAAGGCACTTGAGGAACTGCCGGTCCTAGAAGCCTTGCGCGGTGTTTGGTTGTCTAAATCGTTGATTACCATGAGGCCGTATTCGCTTATGCAGGGCTCCATTTTATTGTTGAGCAAGATGTTGGAAGATTTTAAGTTGCCGTGCGCAATCCCCTCTGCGCGAAGCTCCTCATGCATGAAAGCTAATGCTTCTGCTATGCGGGCAGCAACGGAGAGCCTGCTGCTCCAGTCAAATGCTTGGCCCCTATGGCTTCCTGAATCATACAGTTGTTACTATATGGTAGAATCATTCTACATAAGGAAAACAGAAAACCCGGCTTCGAatctcgttttttttttctctagcaAGTAATATATTGTCATATCACATGTTACATCATTTCGTAACTAACTGTAAAGTTAGTGTAAAACGAAACAATGAGGAAATGATTTCCGTGGAAATCCATTTTAATTTTGttccttaattttcttttgatataaaataaaaatactaatgTGGACTTGGAGAAAAGAGGCCTATAGAAATCATTTCACAAATAACAAACTatctatatgttttatgaaaatatgcaaaaaGTATTTACCATGGATGAGTCTGAAGAGGCTTCCATTCTCTTGATACTCATACACCAGAAGCTTCTCTTGTTTCGAAGAGTAAAAGGCAAGAGCCGGCAGCACATTGTGGTGCTTGGCCTGGTACAAGCTCTCCATTCTCTGCTTAAAGTCGCTACCTGAAATCGCCCAATCTTTTATCCTTTTAACCACCAGTACCATCCCCTCCTCGAAGATGACCTTGTAGAGACTGCCATACTTGCCTCTCCCAAGCAACTCGGCAGGGGCCCTGAGCAAGTCCTCGAACTTCAGTCCATCCACCGCAGGGCTCGTGAGGACAATAAATGAAGACAAAACCATATTAGTGCTCTGGCTTTCATCATCTGACATTGTGACAGAATAATTGGACTTGCTCAACCCTCCTTTGAACTCACTTGATGCTGCACTAGCTTTGCTCACGCTTTCATCGACTGCCGCAACTTTGTTCGCGGCATCAacctttttatcttcttttttgttctttgtACATATTTTGAAAATTACGAGCACGATAAAAACCAATGCCAATATAGCATATCCTATGTATAATATCACTTGATTTTTTGAGACACCCTTGGAATTTTTCGAGTTCTCATCCGTTGTCACTGATAACGACGGACACTTGTTTGCCAATGGATCTCCACACAACTCAGAGTTTCCCACGAAGCTGTTTACTTGGACAAAGCCTTTCGTGTTAGGGATTGGTCCTTGGAACTTGTTGTTAGAGACATTGAACTTGTCGAAATGGGAGAAGTCAAAATTCGGAATCAGCCCGGTAAGCTGATTGTTGGAAAAATCGAGCGT is a genomic window of Malus domestica chromosome 09, GDT2T_hap1 containing:
- the LOC103442767 gene encoding probable inactive receptor kinase At2g26730 codes for the protein MNRILVLVIFFSFYLVVHRTHSVEVEVKNSLIIFLAKISNGVEPGLSWGWNPSSDPCKDHWQNVDCDSLNTTVTKLFLNGQNLAGAFDAALLCNTKPLAASLTTLALDDNNIAGQISGEIGHCNQLTQFSVSNNRLSGTLPESLTALNNLKTLDFSNNQLTGLIPNFDFSHFDKFNVSNNKFQGPIPNTKGFVQVNSFVGNSELCGDPLANKCPSLSVTTDENSKNSKGVSKNQVILYIGYAILALVFIVLVIFKICTKNKKEDKKVDAANKVAAVDESVSKASAASSEFKGGLSKSNYSVTMSDDESQSTNMVLSSFIVLTSPAVDGLKFEDLLRAPAELLGRGKYGSLYKVIFEEGMVLVVKRIKDWAISGSDFKQRMESLYQAKHHNVLPALAFYSSKQEKLLVYEYQENGSLFRLIHGSHRGQAFDWSSRLSVAARIAEALAFMHEELRAEGIAHGNLKSSNILLNNKMEPCISEYGLMVINDLDNQTPRKASRTGSSSSAFNGDIYGFGVILLQLLTGKLVQHNGVDLTVWVHSVVREEWTAEVFDKTLMSEYASEERMVNLLQVAIKCVNRSAEARPSMDQVAIMINTIIEEEERSRVFDPQSSMSLI